The Candidatus Eisenbacteria bacterium DNA window GCCTGCGGAAACACCCGAGGCAGGCCCTCCCAGCGCGAGGCCAGCACGAACACGTCGAACGCCCGCAGCAACTCGGGAACGTCGCGCCGCAGCCCGGCGAGGTGCACCCGGCCGGCCAGTCCGGCGCGTTCGATCGCGGCGATCAGCGCATTCCGCTGGGGCCCGTCTCCCACGTACACGAGCTGCGCGCCGGGACAGGCTCCCGCCACCCGCTCGAATGCCCGCAGCAGGTCGAGAGGCGACTTCTGTTCGCCGAGGCGTCCGACGCTTCCGAACACGAACGCCTCCGCGGGCAGCCCGAGCCGTTCGCGCGCTCCGGCGCGATCCAGGGCCACGTCGCGATACGCTTCGATCTCGATTCCCGAACGGATCAGCTCGTACTGGTCGGGCCGGCCGATGCCGAGCGCGACACCGGCGGCCTGGTCGGGTGTGCCCACCACGACCAGCGCCGAGGCCAGCGGAGCGCACCAGCGCTCGAGCTGGACGTAGAGGGCGCGAACGTACCGGGGCTGGTGATCGTTGAAGCTCCAGCCGTGCACCGTGTGGACGACGATGGGCACGCCGGCCAGCCGCGCCGCCAGCCGCCCGAGGATGCCCGCCTTGGAGGAATGCGTGTGAACGACGTCGAAGCGCTCGCGCCGCAGCAGGCGATAGATCCGCCACAGGGCGCGAAGGTCGTGCCAGGGGCTCAGGCGGCGTACGAGGTGCGGCTCCACCCGGACCGTGACCCCGCGGGCCGCCGCTTCGCCGTGCAGCTCGCCCTCGACACCGGTCTCCGGGCCGGTGAGCAGCACGCTCGGAAAACGAACGGGGTCCACCAGCGCGCACGAGAGCATCGTGTTCTCCTGCGCACCGCCCACGATCATGCGGGTGATGACGTGCAGCACACGCACGGCCCGCGCCGGCTCGGAGCCGCGTCGCGCCGCGGCCGATCCGCCCGACCCGCTCACCGGCGCACCGGGACCGCCGGCGCCGTGCGTGCGGTCGCCTCGGGGCGGCCCGCGAGGGCCAGCTTCGCGGCGTCCGCGCCCGCCACCTCGCGCCACCAGAGCTCGAAGCAGAGCGCCGCCCACAGCGGTCCCGAGCGGTCGCGGCGCCGCCGGTGCTCGTCCTGCCAGCGGCGCAGGGTCGGCATGCGGAAGACACCGCTGCCCGGGGAGGCGAACACGTCGCCGGCGAGGGTCGCGAGCGGACCGCGCAGCCAGTCCTCGACGGGCACCGAGAACCCGTGCTTGGGGCGCGAGGCCAGGTGAGCCGGCAGGACGCGGCGCGCGAGGGCGCGCAGCACCGCCTTCCCGCCGGGATCACCGAAGCGGGCGTGCCGCGGAAGTCCGGAAGCGAAGCGCACCAGGTCCTCGTCCAGGAAGGGCACGCGACCCTCCACCGAGGCGCCCATGGTCATGCGATCTTCCTTGAGCAGCAGGTCGTCCGGCAGGTACCTGAGACGGTCCACGCACAACGCCTGCGCCTCTTGATCCTGGGGAAGCCCGCCAAGCTCGGCGGACAGCTCGGCTTCGAGCCGCGCCGCGACCGCGCCCGGCTCGAGTTCGGCCTGCAGCGCCTCGTGCAAGCGCTCGGGCGCGCACGGCTCGAAGGTCGAAAGGTACGCGCCGAAGAACGACTCCCGGCCGTGCGCCTCGAGAAGCTTGCGCACCAGGACGAGGCGTTCCGCGCCGGCGCTGCCCCGGTGCTGATCGCGGTCGCCCAGCAGGCGGGCTCCCGCACGAGCCAGCGCGCGCGGCACCGGCGCGAGGTGGCGCAGCCATTGAGGCAGGCGATGGCGGCGGTAGCCGCCGAACAACTCGTCGCCGCCCGTCCCCGAGAGCAGCACGGTCACGTGCTCGCTGGCCGCCCGGGCCACCAGGTGCGCCGGCACCGCGGCCGCGTCGGCGCACGGCTCGTCCAGCAGCGTCACCACCCGGGCCAGCGTTCGCGCGGGATCGAGCGCGACCACGCTCTCGTGGTGGCGCGTCCCGAGCACCCGGGCGACCTCGCGCGCGAAGCCACGCTCGTCGTGATGTCCTCCCGACTCGAAACCGATCGAGAAGGTCCGCGTTTCGCGGCGGATCTCCTCGGGAAGCGAAGCCACGACGAGACTCGAGTCGAGCCCGCCCGAGAGCAGGATGCCCACGGGGCGGTCGGACAGCAGCATCGCGCGGGTCGAGCGCGCCAGCCGCGCGCCCGTCTCGTCGGCCAGAGCGTCGAGCGGAGCGTGGGCCAGCTTCGGGTCGGTGGCGAGGTCGGGAAGCGGCCACCAGCGTTCGATCTGGATGCCGGAGGGCGTCAGTACCATCCGGCATCCGGGCCGGAGCTTTCGCACCGCACGCAGCACGGTCGCCTCGCCGGGGACGAAACCGCACGCCAGGTAGCGTTCCACGCCGTCCGGGTCGAGATCGCGCGGCACCTGCGGGTCGCAGAGCAGCGCCTTGATCTCCGACGCGTACAGGACCTTCTCGCCGACGCGCGCCCAGTACAGCGGCTTCACTCCGAGCGCGTCGCGCGCCAGCAGCAGGGTCTGGTCGAGTGTGTCGAAGATCGCGCAGGCGAACATGCCGCGCAGGTGCTCGACGGCGCGCGGCCCGTGATCGAGCCACAGGTGCGGCAGCACCTCGGTATCGGTGCGCGTCCGCAGCCGGTGACGACGCGCCAGGCTCTCGCGCAACTGCGGGAAGTTGTAGAGCTCGCCGTTCTGGCTCGCCCAGACCCGCTCGCCGACGTCGCTGATCGGCTGGTGACCGCCCTCCACGTCGAGGATCGAGAGTCGGCGAACTCCGAGCGTCGCCCGGCCGAGCGACTCGAGACCCGAATCGTCGGGGCCTCGGTACTCGATGGCGCGCAGCATGGCTTCGACCACCCGGCGGTCCTCCGCCCGGAGCGAGTCC harbors:
- a CDS encoding glycosyltransferase family 4 protein; protein product: MRVLHVITRMIVGGAQENTMLSCALVDPVRFPSVLLTGPETGVEGELHGEAAARGVTVRVEPHLVRRLSPWHDLRALWRIYRLLRRERFDVVHTHSSKAGILGRLAARLAGVPIVVHTVHGWSFNDHQPRYVRALYVQLERWCAPLASALVVVGTPDQAAGVALGIGRPDQYELIRSGIEIEAYRDVALDRAGARERLGLPAEAFVFGSVGRLGEQKSPLDLLRAFERVAGACPGAQLVYVGDGPQRNALIAAIERAGLAGRVHLAGLRRDVPELLRAFDVFVLASRWEGLPRVFPQAMAAGLPIVATRVDGAPDAVIPGETGWLVEVGDVEGLARRMTELANDGGTAARMGAAGRARVDPFSATRMVRQLEALYTRLAEERWPG
- the asnB gene encoding asparagine synthase (glutamine-hydrolyzing); protein product: MCGIAGIYRLGGAPATDSLRAEDRRVVEAMLRAIEYRGPDDSGLESLGRATLGVRRLSILDVEGGHQPISDVGERVWASQNGELYNFPQLRESLARRHRLRTRTDTEVLPHLWLDHGPRAVEHLRGMFACAIFDTLDQTLLLARDALGVKPLYWARVGEKVLYASEIKALLCDPQVPRDLDPDGVERYLACGFVPGEATVLRAVRKLRPGCRMVLTPSGIQIERWWPLPDLATDPKLAHAPLDALADETGARLARSTRAMLLSDRPVGILLSGGLDSSLVVASLPEEIRRETRTFSIGFESGGHHDERGFAREVARVLGTRHHESVVALDPARTLARVVTLLDEPCADAAAVPAHLVARAASEHVTVLLSGTGGDELFGGYRRHRLPQWLRHLAPVPRALARAGARLLGDRDQHRGSAGAERLVLVRKLLEAHGRESFFGAYLSTFEPCAPERLHEALQAELEPGAVAARLEAELSAELGGLPQDQEAQALCVDRLRYLPDDLLLKEDRMTMGASVEGRVPFLDEDLVRFASGLPRHARFGDPGGKAVLRALARRVLPAHLASRPKHGFSVPVEDWLRGPLATLAGDVFASPGSGVFRMPTLRRWQDEHRRRRDRSGPLWAALCFELWWREVAGADAAKLALAGRPEATARTAPAVPVRR